The Halostagnicola kamekurae sequence CTATGGCACAACATCATATAAACGTACGCCGAACACCCATCGCTACCGGGGAATCAACGCTTTTGGGGGTTCCGGTATGACACTCTGGTATGCCTACTACTGACAACGAAACGCCGGACGTCTCGGAACTGACGCCGCCATCCCGAACGCTAATGGGACCGGGCCCGAGCAATACTAACCCCCGCGTGCTCCGGGCGATGAGCACACCGCTCGTCGGACACCTCGACCCGTCTTTCGTCGAGATTATGAACGACGTTCAGGAGTTACTGCGATACACGTTCCGGACGGACAACGAGTGGACGATCCCGGTTTCGGGAACCGGTTCCGCAGCGATGGAAGCCGCGATCGGAAACCTCGTCGAACCAGGAGACACGATGCTCGTCCCGACGAACGGTTACTTCGGCGATCGAATGGCGTCGATGGCTCGCCGCGCCGGCGGAACGGTCGTCGAAGTCGATGCACCGTGGGGCGAACCGCTCGAGACGCCAACTGTCGAAGACGCACTCGAGACCCACGATCCGGACGTATTCGGATTCGTTCACGCGGAGACGAGCACCGGTGTTCTCCAGCCGAACGTCCCGGAGTTGACGGCCGTCGCACACGAGCACGACGCACTCGTTATCGCCGATACCGTCACCTCCCTCGGCGGCGTCGAACTCCGCGTCGACGAGTGGGACATCGACGTCGCCTACGCTGGGCCACAGAAATGTCTCTCCTGTCCGCCCGGGGCAAGTCCACTGACGCTCTCCGACGAGGCGATGGAGAAAGTTCTCTCGCGCGAGCAAGCGCCCCGATCGTGGTACCTCGACCTCTCCTTGCTCGAGGGATACTGGGGCGACGAACGTGCCTATCACCACACCGCACCGATCACTAACGTCTACGCGCTCAGAGAGGCGCTTCGGCTCGTCGCGGAGGAAGGCATCGAAAGCCGCTGGGATCGCCACGAACGGATCGCCGGCGCGCTAAAAGCCGGCGTCGAAGGGATGGGCCTCGAGATGAACGCGCCCGAAGAATACTGGCTTCCGAGTCTGAACGCGGTTCAGGTCCCAGACGGAATCGACGACAGTGAAGTTTGTGAGACGCTGCTCGAGCGCTACGACCTGGAAATCGCCGGTGGACTCGGTGACCTCTCGGGAGAGATTTTCCGCATCGGCTGTATGGGGCACTCCGCGCGCGCC is a genomic window containing:
- a CDS encoding pyridoxal-phosphate-dependent aminotransferase family protein gives rise to the protein MPTTDNETPDVSELTPPSRTLMGPGPSNTNPRVLRAMSTPLVGHLDPSFVEIMNDVQELLRYTFRTDNEWTIPVSGTGSAAMEAAIGNLVEPGDTMLVPTNGYFGDRMASMARRAGGTVVEVDAPWGEPLETPTVEDALETHDPDVFGFVHAETSTGVLQPNVPELTAVAHEHDALVIADTVTSLGGVELRVDEWDIDVAYAGPQKCLSCPPGASPLTLSDEAMEKVLSREQAPRSWYLDLSLLEGYWGDERAYHHTAPITNVYALREALRLVAEEGIESRWDRHERIAGALKAGVEGMGLEMNAPEEYWLPSLNAVQVPDGIDDSEVCETLLERYDLEIAGGLGDLSGEIFRIGCMGHSARAENVIFVVTALDDVLESLGADVDPGKGVTATRRSLATE